The proteins below come from a single Vibrio natriegens NBRC 15636 = ATCC 14048 = DSM 759 genomic window:
- the dnaN gene encoding DNA polymerase III subunit beta, with protein sequence MKFTIERSHLIKPLQQVSGALGGRPTLPILGNLLLKVEENVLSMTATDLEVELVSKVTLEGDFEAGSITVPSRKFLDICRGLPDDAIITFVLEGDRVQVRSGRSRFSLATLPANDFPNIEDWQSEVEVSLSQADLRTLIDKTQFSMANQDVRYYLNGMLFEIDGTTLRSVATDGHRMAVSQTELGADFAQKQIIVPRKGVQELVKLMDAPEQPVVLQIGNSNVRAEVNNFIFTSKLVDGRFPDYRRVLPQSTNKTLIASCDELRQAFSRAAILSNEKFRGVRVNLADTEMRITANNPEQEEAEEMLDVSFDGEPIEIGFNVSYVLDVLNTLRCENVRVSMSDANASALIENADDDSAMYVVMPIRL encoded by the coding sequence ATGAAATTTACTATTGAACGTAGTCATTTAATCAAACCGCTACAACAGGTCTCGGGTGCTTTAGGTGGCCGACCAACCCTGCCTATTCTGGGTAACTTACTACTGAAAGTAGAAGAGAACGTGCTTTCAATGACCGCGACCGATTTGGAAGTGGAATTGGTGAGCAAAGTGACTCTGGAAGGGGATTTTGAAGCGGGCAGCATTACCGTTCCTTCGCGTAAGTTTCTCGACATCTGCCGCGGTTTACCTGACGATGCGATCATTACCTTCGTATTAGAAGGTGATCGCGTACAAGTTCGCTCTGGCCGCAGTCGTTTCTCATTGGCGACGCTACCTGCGAACGATTTTCCAAACATTGAAGACTGGCAAAGTGAAGTAGAAGTCTCACTGAGCCAGGCTGATCTGCGCACACTGATCGACAAAACTCAGTTCTCGATGGCGAACCAGGACGTTCGTTACTACCTCAACGGTATGTTGTTTGAAATTGATGGCACGACATTGCGCAGTGTCGCGACCGATGGTCACCGTATGGCGGTGTCTCAAACTGAACTGGGCGCGGACTTTGCGCAAAAGCAAATCATCGTGCCGCGTAAAGGTGTCCAGGAACTCGTTAAGTTAATGGATGCTCCAGAGCAACCGGTCGTATTGCAAATTGGTAACTCTAATGTACGTGCTGAAGTGAACAACTTTATCTTCACTTCTAAGCTGGTTGATGGTCGTTTCCCTGACTACCGCCGCGTATTGCCGCAAAGCACTAACAAAACGTTAATCGCAAGCTGTGATGAGTTGCGCCAGGCATTTTCACGTGCTGCGATTTTATCCAATGAAAAATTCCGTGGCGTGCGAGTAAATCTCGCGGATACGGAAATGCGCATTACTGCCAACAACCCAGAGCAAGAAGAAGCAGAAGAAATGCTGGACGTAAGCTTTGATGGCGAACCGATCGAAATCGGCTTTAACGTCAGCTACGTACTGGATGTGCTGAATACGCTACGTTGTGAAAACGTGCGAGTGTCGATGTCGGACGCGAACGCAAGTGCGCTGATTGAAAACGCCGACGATGACAGTGCCATGTATGTGGTGATGCCAATCCGTCTATAA